In Limisalsivibrio acetivorans, one genomic interval encodes:
- a CDS encoding flagellar basal body P-ring protein FlgI, whose product MRKAFVILIILLTASASWGNVKIRDLTSVEGIRDNQILGYGLIVGLNGTGDKTGTQFTIQSMVNMLERMGITVDKDQVKVKNVAAVMVTAKLPPFAKPGSKIDVVVSSIGDANSLEGGTLLMTPLSGANGEVYAVAQGPISVGGMNVSAGGASATKNHPTVGMIPNGGLVEQSVSFKMNTDHFNLAFDDYNLSNVVKAKSAINAYIGAEVASIQSPTSLRVDIPEVFRESFYDFLDTVLSIQINPASQAKVVVDERTGTIVMGSDVRLSTVAVSHGNLTITISSTVEAERNLLNPEEENETQNTDIEVTEEDSNLMIVPEGVSISDLVKALNSIGVTPRDLISVLQAIKAAGALHGDLEVM is encoded by the coding sequence ATGAGAAAGGCATTCGTAATACTCATAATACTTCTCACAGCCTCCGCTTCATGGGGGAATGTCAAGATAAGGGATCTCACATCCGTTGAGGGTATACGGGATAACCAGATCCTCGGCTACGGCCTCATCGTGGGCCTCAATGGAACGGGTGACAAAACAGGGACCCAGTTCACCATACAGTCCATGGTAAACATGCTCGAGAGGATGGGTATAACGGTGGACAAGGATCAGGTTAAGGTAAAGAACGTTGCCGCCGTTATGGTAACCGCCAAGCTCCCCCCCTTTGCAAAGCCGGGGAGCAAGATAGATGTTGTAGTCTCCTCTATAGGTGATGCAAACAGCCTCGAAGGGGGCACACTCCTTATGACACCCCTCTCCGGAGCTAACGGAGAGGTATACGCCGTGGCTCAGGGGCCTATATCAGTGGGCGGAATGAACGTCTCCGCCGGAGGTGCAAGCGCCACGAAGAACCACCCAACCGTGGGGATGATCCCAAACGGAGGTCTCGTTGAGCAGTCCGTATCATTCAAGATGAACACGGACCATTTCAATCTGGCCTTTGATGACTATAACCTTTCGAATGTTGTGAAGGCCAAATCAGCCATAAACGCATACATAGGCGCAGAGGTGGCGAGCATCCAGAGCCCCACAAGCCTCCGTGTGGATATACCCGAGGTATTCAGGGAGAGCTTCTACGACTTCCTCGACACCGTACTGAGTATACAGATAAACCCCGCCAGCCAGGCGAAGGTGGTTGTGGACGAAAGAACGGGAACCATCGTAATGGGTTCGGATGTAAGGCTCAGTACCGTCGCCGTATCCCATGGGAACCTTACCATAACCATATCAAGCACTGTGGAAGCGGAGCGCAACCTGCTGAATCCCGAAGAGGAAAACGAAACCCAGAACACTGATATAGAGGTAACCGAAGAGGACAGTAACCTTATGATTGTCCCCGAGGGAGTGAGCATCAGCGACCTTGTAAAGGCGCTCAACTCCATCGGTGTAACCCCCAGGGATCTCATTTCAGTCCTGCAGGCCATCAAGGCAGCAGGCGCCCTCCACGGCGATCTGGAGGTGATGTAA